The Malus domestica chromosome 13, GDT2T_hap1 genome includes a window with the following:
- the LOC103426070 gene encoding AAA-ATPase At5g57480 yields the protein MKEYWTSLASLLGVLAFCQSLLQAVFPPELRYAFAKLFNKIFHWFSSYYYFDITEIDGVNTNELYNAVQLYLSSTVSITGTRLSLTRALNSSAITFGLSNNDCMVDNFNGVTVLWEHVVTQRQNQTFSWRPLPEEKRGFTLRIKKKDKLLILNNYLDYIMEKANEIRRKNQDRLLYTNSRGGSLDSRGHPWESVPFKHPSTFETLAMDPKTKREIMDDLMDFANGQNFYQKTGRAWKRGYLLYGPPGTGKSSMIAAMANYLGYDIYDLELTEVHTNSELRKLLMKTSSKSIIVIEDIDCSINLTNRKNICGGGNAGRNYYESGEIRGGVGGSGEEGGGGNSITLSGLLNFTDGLWSCCGSERIFVFTTNHIEKLDPALLRSGRMDMHIFMSHCSFPALKILLRNYLGYDEGDLDEEITREFEEVLEKAAMTPADVSEVLIKNRRDKGNAVMELLEALKARAERRKKKESNGGGELEEEEDVEEEEEQEKRALESPKDEGSCDLVQDSCKKGDEEDDQKQDDDIIEK from the coding sequence ATGAAGGAGTATTGGACCTCTTTGGCTTCTTTGCTAGGCGTTTTGGCCTTCTGCCAGAGCCTCCTCCAAGCAGTGTTCCCACCGGAGCTCCGCTACGCCTTCGCCAAGCTCTTCAACAAGATCTTCCACTGGTTCTCCTCCTACTACTACTTCGACATCACGGAGATCGATGGCGTCAACACCAACGAGCTCTACAACGCCGTGCAGCTCTACCTCAGCTCCACGGTCTCCATCACTGGCACCCGCCTCAGCCTCACGCGCGCCCTCAACTCCAGCGCCATCACCTTCGGCCTCTCCAACAACGACTGCATGGTGGACAACTTCAACGGCGTTACCGTCCTCTGGGAGCACGTTGTCACGCAACGGCAGAACCAGACCTTCTCCTGGCGGCCGCTGCCGGAGGAGAAGCGAGGATTCACCCTCCGCATCAAGAAGAAGGACAAGTTACTCATCCTCAACAACTACTTGGACTATATCATGGAAAAGGCCAATGAAATCCGGAGAAAAAACCAGGATCGGCTTCTGTACACGAATTCCCGTGGCGGATCGTTGGATTCCCGCGGACATCCTTGGGAATCCGTGCCGTTCAAGCATCCGAGCACGTTCGAGACGCTGGCGATGGACCCGAAGACGAAGAGGGAGATCATGGACGATCTCATGGATTTCGCCAATGGCCAAAACTTTTACCAGAAAACAGGGAGAGCTTGGAAGAGGGGTTACCTTTTGTACGGACCTCCGGGGACCGGAAAATCGAGCATGATCGCTGCAATGGCGAATTATCTTGGTTACGATATTTATGACCTTGAACTCACGGAGGTGCACACCAACTCCGAGCTGCGGAAGTTGCTGATGAAGACTAGTTCGAAGTCGATTATTGTGATCGAAGATATTGATTGTTCGATCAATCTGACGAACAGGAAGAACATTTGTGGCGGAGGGAATGCGGGTAGGAATTACTATGAATCCGGGGAGATAAGAGGTGGTGTTGGTGGTTCTGGGGAGGAGGGTGGCGGAGGAAATTCGATTACGCTTTCGGGGTTGTTGAATTTCACTGATGGGTTGTGGTCGTGCTGTGGGAGTGAGagaattttcgtgttcacaaccAACCACATTGAGAAGCTTGATCCTGCATTGCTGAGGAGTGGGAGAATGGATATGCATATTTTCATGAGCCACTGTTCGTTCCCGGCGTTGAAGATTCTGCTGAGGAATTATTTGGGGTACGACGAGGGGGATTTGGATGAGGAGATTACAAGGGAGTTTGAAGAGGTTTTGGAGAAGGCGGCAATGACTCCTGCGGATGTGAGTGAGGTGTTGATTAAGAACAGGAGGGATAAGGGCAATGCGGTGATGGAATTGCTGGAGGCCTTGAAGGCGAGGGcggagaggaggaagaagaaagagagtaatGGGGGTGGTGAgttggaagaggaagaagatgtagaagaggaagaagagcagGAGAAGAGGGCATTGGAGAGTCCTAAAGATGAAGGGTCATGTGACCTTGTTCAGGACAGCTGCAAGAAAGGTGATGAAGAGGATGATCAAAAACAAGATGATGACATTATAGAAAAATGA